A DNA window from Mya arenaria isolate MELC-2E11 chromosome 17, ASM2691426v1 contains the following coding sequences:
- the LOC128224017 gene encoding uncharacterized protein LOC128224017 isoform X1, whose protein sequence is MADNFYRLVTFLIDTTTPILQDLFEDCAIKDTTTNQNFTTLQQYLFNKEQDVRTLLSKEKWKYKQIYPKGKPSSSLDVTDSANLDVSVLSSLLLGLYGGLNPPLLAPTTSMDIKQITAIRNSKFLAHGCSTTIQSVDFETLWNQLKKATISIARLRSNNSYTTATEEKIKKTLISNMPGMWNSCAKWFTSVVEEQADTIQSMRTFLETGTEVLSSPSGTEQQRVRIVNEKHKKLQSNFKTLLYNNRPVHSDQLSTMTELIRSKLINNIPVVITGVERALYEEVALTAIRQMPNFNEEFCVTINDPHEWRELEEHFVNVVVFKDPFGLDTLDKSNTKAMNTIFQSIAIRSQNGFSTVILTKKSVLKEALLIVSQEGSEMFSDENIFEPAGTEWYPIDMEAPIRGTHKRVQPLGQTLKNMLGISSVYLRSKENKDFKQDNDVLTGLETHGSLVITGDEPKVVSSYVASLATRDEGKNALVLKRTADLRYVEVGVVNVLIVEHFAGKHALNKVKARQWLEELDMLKALSQQRNTCVILSSTNAVFKEAMKTKIGKTLTRHPLLANVVDISKSIIHQIVKEEISSDNGEADPLPLEESSDSMAIEENQPTPKKRHGIRKSFKESAIRQVNPNNIEINPTSDTDKRRGLIKRMCLIENDLLLIDPGNTNLKIITHSHEAAIVKELVIFDDEPSWLATLPLKDECDSYTVAVGFISFIKLFKLTKSEEYKVEYTGDIKTDSKILDMVDFNGQLVVGLSKNFSRTDDYSKLEVIALSGEVVKKFPPSISGTPVFEYPKFVTRDSQHSKLIVFDVRKRQMITLSYVNGAVLTIIPYQELFSKIHDIGRPVSTENEVWVFCQRKKQSNYKVLVINQKGDVFCQIYEHMLQPDIQMGCMCLHESKIYVSNNYVITVFDDKN, encoded by the exons ATGGCAGACAATTTTTACAGACTTGTTACATTTTTGATTGACACAACAACGCCTATCCTGCAGGATTTGTTTGAGGACTGTGCTATAAAAGATACAACGACCAATCAAAATTTTACAACTTTACAGCAATATCTTTTCAACAAAGAGCAAGATGTAAGAACGCTTTTGAGCAAAGAGAAATGGAAGTACAAGCAGATTTATCCAAAGGGCAAACCTTCCTCTTCGTTAGATGTCACGGACAGTGCCAACTTGGACGTGTCGGTTTTATCTTCATTGCTTTTAGGATTATACGGAGGATTAAATCCACCCCTTTTAGCACCCACGACATCTATGGACATTAAACAGATAACGGCTATTAGAAATAGCAAGTTCTTGGCTCATGGATGTTCAACAACTATACAGTCAGTTGACTTTGAAACCTTGTGGAACCAGTTGAAGAAGGCGACAATCTCAATCGCTAGACTACGAAGTAACAACAGCTATACAACTGCAACCGaagaaaaaattaaaaagacCCTTATTAGCAATATGCCTGGAATGTGGAATTCCTGTGCGAAATGGTTTACAAGTGTTGTTGAAGAGCAGGCAGATACTATACAATCGATGCGGACGTTTTTGGAAACAGGAACAGAAGTGCTTTCATCTCCATCAG gtACAGAACAACAACGAGTGAGAATTGTAAACGAAAAACATAAGAAACTGCaat CCAACTTCAAGACTTTACTTTACAACAACCGGCCCGTGCATTCGGATCAGTTGTCAACAATGACGGAACTGATAAGAAGTAAACTTATCAACAACATACCTGTTGTTATTACTGGTGTTGAACGCGCCCTGTATGAAGAAGTAGCGTTGACTGCTATAAGACAAATGCCAAACTTTAATGAAGAATTTTGTGTCACAATTAACGACCCACACGAATGGAGGGAACTTGAAGAACACTTTGTTAACGTTGTTGTCTTTAAGGATCCCTTTGGATTAGACACGCTTGATAAGTCTAATACAAAAGCAATGAATACAATATTTCAATCAATTGCAATCAGAAGCCAGAACGGTTTTAGTACTGTGATTTTGACAAAGAAATCTGTTCTCAAAGAAGCTTTACTGATTGTTTCGCAAGAAGGAAGTGAGATGTTCTCcgatgaaaacatatttgaaccGGCTGGGACGGAGTGGTATCCAATAGATATGGAAG CACCCATTCGAGGGACTCATAAACGAGTCCAACCTTTGGGCCAGACGCTGAAAAACATGCTTG GCATTTCGTCTGTATACTTAAGGAGCAAAGAAAATAAGGACTTTAAACAGGACAACGATGTGTTGACAGGCCTTGAAACACATGGCAGTTTAGTTATAACAGGCGACGAACCGAAGGTCGTTTCTTCCTATGTTGCAAGTTTGGCAACAAGAGATGAAGGAAAGAATGCACTTGTACTGAAACGTACAGCTGACCTGCGATACGTCGAGGTAGGTGTCGTGAATGTACTGATAGTAGAGCACTTTGCCGGAAAACATGCCCTGAACAAGGTCAAAGCCAGACAGTGGCTTGAGGAACTAGATATGCTTAAGGCTCTTTCACAGCAGCGGAACACGTGCGTGATCCTCTCTTCAACAAATGCCGTTTTCAAAGAAgcaatgaaaacaaagattGGGAAAACCCTGACTCGCCATCCGCTGCTTGCAAACGTAGTGGACATTTCGAAGTCAATAATCCATCAAATTGTAAAAGAGGAGATTTCTTCAGACAATGGAG AGGCTGATCCTCTCCCTCTCGAAGAATCTTCTGACAGCATGGCGATTGAAGAAAACCAACCGACTCCAAAGAAAAG ACATGGCATTAGAAAGTCCTTTAAAGAAAGTGCAATACGACAAGTAAACCCGAATAACATTGAAATCAATCCAACATCAGATACAGACAAAAGGCGGGGTTTAATAAAAAGAATGTGTCTCATTGAAAATGACCTGCTTCTGATCGATCCTGGCAACACAAACTTAAAAATCATTACTCATTCGCATGAGGCAGCAATTGTAAAAGAACTAGTTATCTTTGACGATGAACCTAGCTGGCTCGCGACATTGCCGCTTAAAGATGAATGTGATTCATATACTGTAGCTGTTGGATTTATCTcttttataaagttatttaaacTGACGAAATCGGAAGAATACAAGGTTGAGTACACTGGAGATATTAAAACCGATTCAAAGATATTGGatatggttgatttcaatgggCAGCTCGTTGTTGGTTTATCTAAAAACTTTTCTAGGACAGACGACTATTCAAAACTAGAGGTGATTGCTTTGTCAGGAGAGGTTGTTAAGAAATTTCCACCAAGTATTTCCGGTACGCCGGTCTTTGAGTATCCGAAATTTGTAACTAGGGACTCGCAGCATTCAAAATTGATTGTATTTGACGTCAGAAAGAGGCAAATGATTACGCTATCGTATGTAAACGGTGCTGTGTTGACGATTATACCGTATCAAGAACTTTTCAGTAAGATACATGACATTGGAAGACCTGTTTCGACAGAAAATGAGGTTTGGGTGTTTTgccaaagaaaaaaacaatccaACTACAAAGTATTAGTGATAAACCAAAAAGGCGATGTTTTTTGTCAGATTTACGAACACATGTTACAACCTGATATCCAAATGGGTTGTATGTGTTTACATGAATCAAAGATATATGTAtctaataattatgttattacgGTCTTTGACGATAAGAACTAA
- the LOC128224017 gene encoding uncharacterized protein LOC128224017 isoform X3, with product MADNFYRLVTFLIDTTTPILQDLFEDCAIKDTTTNQNFTTLQQYLFNKEQDVRTLLSKEKWKYKQIYPKGKPSSSLDVTDSANLDVSVLSSLLLGLYGGLNPPLLAPTTSMDIKQITAIRNSKFLAHGCSTTIQSVDFETLWNQLKKATISIARLRSNNSYTTATEEKIKKTLISNMPGMWNSCAKWFTSVVEEQADTIQSMRTFLETGTEVLSSPSGTEQQRVRIVNEKHKKLQSNFKTLLYNNRPVHSDQLSTMTELIRSKLINNIPVVITGVERALYEEVALTAIRQMPNFNEEFCVTINDPHEWRELEEHFVNVVVFKDPFGLDTLDKSNTKAMNTIFQSIAIRSQNGFSTVILTKKSVLKEALLIVSQEGSEMFSDENIFEPAGTEWYPIDMEAPIRGTHKRVQPLGQTLKNMLGISSVYLRSKENKDFKQDNDVLTGLETHGSLVITGDEPKVVSSYVASLATRDEGKNALVLKRTADLRYVEVGVVNVLIVEHFAGKHALNKVKARQWLEELDMLKALSQQRNTCVILSSTNAVFKEAMKTKIGKTLTRHPLLANVVDISKSIIHQIVKEEISSDNGEADPLPLEESSDSMAIEENQPTPKKSVLL from the exons ATGGCAGACAATTTTTACAGACTTGTTACATTTTTGATTGACACAACAACGCCTATCCTGCAGGATTTGTTTGAGGACTGTGCTATAAAAGATACAACGACCAATCAAAATTTTACAACTTTACAGCAATATCTTTTCAACAAAGAGCAAGATGTAAGAACGCTTTTGAGCAAAGAGAAATGGAAGTACAAGCAGATTTATCCAAAGGGCAAACCTTCCTCTTCGTTAGATGTCACGGACAGTGCCAACTTGGACGTGTCGGTTTTATCTTCATTGCTTTTAGGATTATACGGAGGATTAAATCCACCCCTTTTAGCACCCACGACATCTATGGACATTAAACAGATAACGGCTATTAGAAATAGCAAGTTCTTGGCTCATGGATGTTCAACAACTATACAGTCAGTTGACTTTGAAACCTTGTGGAACCAGTTGAAGAAGGCGACAATCTCAATCGCTAGACTACGAAGTAACAACAGCTATACAACTGCAACCGaagaaaaaattaaaaagacCCTTATTAGCAATATGCCTGGAATGTGGAATTCCTGTGCGAAATGGTTTACAAGTGTTGTTGAAGAGCAGGCAGATACTATACAATCGATGCGGACGTTTTTGGAAACAGGAACAGAAGTGCTTTCATCTCCATCAG gtACAGAACAACAACGAGTGAGAATTGTAAACGAAAAACATAAGAAACTGCaat CCAACTTCAAGACTTTACTTTACAACAACCGGCCCGTGCATTCGGATCAGTTGTCAACAATGACGGAACTGATAAGAAGTAAACTTATCAACAACATACCTGTTGTTATTACTGGTGTTGAACGCGCCCTGTATGAAGAAGTAGCGTTGACTGCTATAAGACAAATGCCAAACTTTAATGAAGAATTTTGTGTCACAATTAACGACCCACACGAATGGAGGGAACTTGAAGAACACTTTGTTAACGTTGTTGTCTTTAAGGATCCCTTTGGATTAGACACGCTTGATAAGTCTAATACAAAAGCAATGAATACAATATTTCAATCAATTGCAATCAGAAGCCAGAACGGTTTTAGTACTGTGATTTTGACAAAGAAATCTGTTCTCAAAGAAGCTTTACTGATTGTTTCGCAAGAAGGAAGTGAGATGTTCTCcgatgaaaacatatttgaaccGGCTGGGACGGAGTGGTATCCAATAGATATGGAAG CACCCATTCGAGGGACTCATAAACGAGTCCAACCTTTGGGCCAGACGCTGAAAAACATGCTTG GCATTTCGTCTGTATACTTAAGGAGCAAAGAAAATAAGGACTTTAAACAGGACAACGATGTGTTGACAGGCCTTGAAACACATGGCAGTTTAGTTATAACAGGCGACGAACCGAAGGTCGTTTCTTCCTATGTTGCAAGTTTGGCAACAAGAGATGAAGGAAAGAATGCACTTGTACTGAAACGTACAGCTGACCTGCGATACGTCGAGGTAGGTGTCGTGAATGTACTGATAGTAGAGCACTTTGCCGGAAAACATGCCCTGAACAAGGTCAAAGCCAGACAGTGGCTTGAGGAACTAGATATGCTTAAGGCTCTTTCACAGCAGCGGAACACGTGCGTGATCCTCTCTTCAACAAATGCCGTTTTCAAAGAAgcaatgaaaacaaagattGGGAAAACCCTGACTCGCCATCCGCTGCTTGCAAACGTAGTGGACATTTCGAAGTCAATAATCCATCAAATTGTAAAAGAGGAGATTTCTTCAGACAATGGAG AGGCTGATCCTCTCCCTCTCGAAGAATCTTCTGACAGCATGGCGATTGAAGAAAACCAACCGACTCCAAAGAAAAG
- the LOC128224017 gene encoding uncharacterized protein LOC128224017 isoform X2, producing the protein MDIKQITAIRNSKFLAHGCSTTIQSVDFETLWNQLKKATISIARLRSNNSYTTATEEKIKKTLISNMPGMWNSCAKWFTSVVEEQADTIQSMRTFLETGTEVLSSPSGTEQQRVRIVNEKHKKLQSNFKTLLYNNRPVHSDQLSTMTELIRSKLINNIPVVITGVERALYEEVALTAIRQMPNFNEEFCVTINDPHEWRELEEHFVNVVVFKDPFGLDTLDKSNTKAMNTIFQSIAIRSQNGFSTVILTKKSVLKEALLIVSQEGSEMFSDENIFEPAGTEWYPIDMEAPIRGTHKRVQPLGQTLKNMLGISSVYLRSKENKDFKQDNDVLTGLETHGSLVITGDEPKVVSSYVASLATRDEGKNALVLKRTADLRYVEVGVVNVLIVEHFAGKHALNKVKARQWLEELDMLKALSQQRNTCVILSSTNAVFKEAMKTKIGKTLTRHPLLANVVDISKSIIHQIVKEEISSDNGEADPLPLEESSDSMAIEENQPTPKKRHGIRKSFKESAIRQVNPNNIEINPTSDTDKRRGLIKRMCLIENDLLLIDPGNTNLKIITHSHEAAIVKELVIFDDEPSWLATLPLKDECDSYTVAVGFISFIKLFKLTKSEEYKVEYTGDIKTDSKILDMVDFNGQLVVGLSKNFSRTDDYSKLEVIALSGEVVKKFPPSISGTPVFEYPKFVTRDSQHSKLIVFDVRKRQMITLSYVNGAVLTIIPYQELFSKIHDIGRPVSTENEVWVFCQRKKQSNYKVLVINQKGDVFCQIYEHMLQPDIQMGCMCLHESKIYVSNNYVITVFDDKN; encoded by the exons ATGGACATTAAACAGATAACGGCTATTAGAAATAGCAAGTTCTTGGCTCATGGATGTTCAACAACTATACAGTCAGTTGACTTTGAAACCTTGTGGAACCAGTTGAAGAAGGCGACAATCTCAATCGCTAGACTACGAAGTAACAACAGCTATACAACTGCAACCGaagaaaaaattaaaaagacCCTTATTAGCAATATGCCTGGAATGTGGAATTCCTGTGCGAAATGGTTTACAAGTGTTGTTGAAGAGCAGGCAGATACTATACAATCGATGCGGACGTTTTTGGAAACAGGAACAGAAGTGCTTTCATCTCCATCAG gtACAGAACAACAACGAGTGAGAATTGTAAACGAAAAACATAAGAAACTGCaat CCAACTTCAAGACTTTACTTTACAACAACCGGCCCGTGCATTCGGATCAGTTGTCAACAATGACGGAACTGATAAGAAGTAAACTTATCAACAACATACCTGTTGTTATTACTGGTGTTGAACGCGCCCTGTATGAAGAAGTAGCGTTGACTGCTATAAGACAAATGCCAAACTTTAATGAAGAATTTTGTGTCACAATTAACGACCCACACGAATGGAGGGAACTTGAAGAACACTTTGTTAACGTTGTTGTCTTTAAGGATCCCTTTGGATTAGACACGCTTGATAAGTCTAATACAAAAGCAATGAATACAATATTTCAATCAATTGCAATCAGAAGCCAGAACGGTTTTAGTACTGTGATTTTGACAAAGAAATCTGTTCTCAAAGAAGCTTTACTGATTGTTTCGCAAGAAGGAAGTGAGATGTTCTCcgatgaaaacatatttgaaccGGCTGGGACGGAGTGGTATCCAATAGATATGGAAG CACCCATTCGAGGGACTCATAAACGAGTCCAACCTTTGGGCCAGACGCTGAAAAACATGCTTG GCATTTCGTCTGTATACTTAAGGAGCAAAGAAAATAAGGACTTTAAACAGGACAACGATGTGTTGACAGGCCTTGAAACACATGGCAGTTTAGTTATAACAGGCGACGAACCGAAGGTCGTTTCTTCCTATGTTGCAAGTTTGGCAACAAGAGATGAAGGAAAGAATGCACTTGTACTGAAACGTACAGCTGACCTGCGATACGTCGAGGTAGGTGTCGTGAATGTACTGATAGTAGAGCACTTTGCCGGAAAACATGCCCTGAACAAGGTCAAAGCCAGACAGTGGCTTGAGGAACTAGATATGCTTAAGGCTCTTTCACAGCAGCGGAACACGTGCGTGATCCTCTCTTCAACAAATGCCGTTTTCAAAGAAgcaatgaaaacaaagattGGGAAAACCCTGACTCGCCATCCGCTGCTTGCAAACGTAGTGGACATTTCGAAGTCAATAATCCATCAAATTGTAAAAGAGGAGATTTCTTCAGACAATGGAG AGGCTGATCCTCTCCCTCTCGAAGAATCTTCTGACAGCATGGCGATTGAAGAAAACCAACCGACTCCAAAGAAAAG ACATGGCATTAGAAAGTCCTTTAAAGAAAGTGCAATACGACAAGTAAACCCGAATAACATTGAAATCAATCCAACATCAGATACAGACAAAAGGCGGGGTTTAATAAAAAGAATGTGTCTCATTGAAAATGACCTGCTTCTGATCGATCCTGGCAACACAAACTTAAAAATCATTACTCATTCGCATGAGGCAGCAATTGTAAAAGAACTAGTTATCTTTGACGATGAACCTAGCTGGCTCGCGACATTGCCGCTTAAAGATGAATGTGATTCATATACTGTAGCTGTTGGATTTATCTcttttataaagttatttaaacTGACGAAATCGGAAGAATACAAGGTTGAGTACACTGGAGATATTAAAACCGATTCAAAGATATTGGatatggttgatttcaatgggCAGCTCGTTGTTGGTTTATCTAAAAACTTTTCTAGGACAGACGACTATTCAAAACTAGAGGTGATTGCTTTGTCAGGAGAGGTTGTTAAGAAATTTCCACCAAGTATTTCCGGTACGCCGGTCTTTGAGTATCCGAAATTTGTAACTAGGGACTCGCAGCATTCAAAATTGATTGTATTTGACGTCAGAAAGAGGCAAATGATTACGCTATCGTATGTAAACGGTGCTGTGTTGACGATTATACCGTATCAAGAACTTTTCAGTAAGATACATGACATTGGAAGACCTGTTTCGACAGAAAATGAGGTTTGGGTGTTTTgccaaagaaaaaaacaatccaACTACAAAGTATTAGTGATAAACCAAAAAGGCGATGTTTTTTGTCAGATTTACGAACACATGTTACAACCTGATATCCAAATGGGTTGTATGTGTTTACATGAATCAAAGATATATGTAtctaataattatgttattacgGTCTTTGACGATAAGAACTAA